The Flavipsychrobacter sp. genome contains the following window.
GGAAACATTTGGCGCCGGCGGCTGCTTACCGTGCTCCTCATCTACCATTACATGGAACATCTTATCACCAACACATGCAGGCATTACCATCAACTAACAGAAAATAAGATCAACATTGCCTCGCTACATGCGAGGCATTTTTTCTTGACACAACAATCCTGTGTTACATTTTTTAAAATCAATAAATGATCACCAACATGAAAAAAGCATTATTAGCCTTGGCGCTACTTTGCCTTATAGGCATAGCGGCACAAGCACAAGTAAAAAGCATCAGTGTGTACAACAACACTACTCACACGCTAGACATTGTATTGCACGGCGACCCAACGGGTGTTTGCGGTACACCTTACTTAAGCAACATCATTACCATGGCACCTGCCAGCAGCATCAGCTTCCCAGACCCTAGTACAGTACCGGGTGGTATGGGCGGCCTTACAGCGGCTGATTATTTTACTGCAGTACAGGTAACGGGCTCTACGGCTTGTGGCACGCCATCTAGCATTGTTTATAAATGCCTTGGAGGTACCAACTTCTTTGTGCCTACTCATTCGGTAGCGGTCAACCCTCCATTATGTTCATTGGTTACCATCAATAATATTATGTGGACCAACCTAACGCCCAACTCAGCAAGAGTAGACATCAATTAAACACCTCTATTATAATAGCAACATCCCTCAAGCCTCTGCACCGTGCAGGGGCTTTATATTTAGCGTACTACCACAAACTGCCTACTGATCATTTCATCATTGGCAAGAAGCTGCAACACATAGTTGCCCGCGGGTAGTTGGCTGATGTCTACTTGTGTAGTGTTGTCTTCTACCTGTTTTACCAGCTGCCCCGTGTTGCTATAGATGTAGGCTTTATCAAAAGGCGTTTCAATTTTTATATGTAGCACATGAGTAGCAGGGTTGGGGTAAAGGGTCAGGTTATCATTATTATTGGCCAATTCATTTATACTTACTGGCCAGTACAGTTCGTACTCATAATTCACTCTATGGTAAGGCTGCATATTGCCATTTGTATCTATCATGGCTATATTTTCCTCGCTATAGTAATTGAATGGTGTGTAGGTATATGTTGTCACATAATTACTAGCCATATAACCATACTCTTTTGTGGTGTCTGCCGTCAGCCTGCCTTGACTATCATAAGTGTAGCTATGCTTTATATGTTTCAATGAATTGCCAGGGCCATAGTACAAGCTATCAGACAGAAGCTGCCCTTGTGCATTGTAGCTATAGTCTACCCTAGAAAAAAGAATGGCTTTTCCTGCAGTATCTATAGTATGTTGCTCCCAGTAGAGCGTATCATCATTAGCATTGTAGGCAAAATAATGCCATACATAACGGGTAGGAGCTCCACCATTGCTTACTTTGTTGATACTGTCCTTCACCAATTGTCCTTTAGTATTGTAGGCATAGTAATTATAAAAGGTATCGGGGGCTATTACACCACTATAATAGTTATTTGTTTTCTTGAGCGATACTCGGTTTTGCGCATCGTAGTCATATTGGTATTTATCGGTCAGCGACAATTGATACTTACCAGCTACGTACTGTGGTTGAAACCTTCTTTGCAAAATCAGGTTACCTGCCTGGTAGGTAAAGGAGTCTTCTGTTTGCACTTGCACTACGTTGCTTTGCACTCGTCTCATTACAGCATCTACCAATAT
Protein-coding sequences here:
- a CDS encoding T9SS type A sorting domain-containing protein, with product MHYSKIQLSLVFFLFLLPFVGAAQQWRVVEKRVSLRVAGGLYNTLDSIRYSYDATSNRGSNYTNDTINYISFSQNAGAIIGKKTYDNDDHILVDAVMRRVQSNVVQVQTEDSFTYQAGNLILQRRFQPQYVAGKYQLSLTDKYQYDYDAQNRVSLKKTNNYYSGVIAPDTFYNYYAYNTKGQLVKDSINKVSNGGAPTRYVWHYFAYNANDDTLYWEQHTIDTAGKAILFSRVDYSYNAQGQLLSDSLYYGPGNSLKHIKHSYTYDSQGRLTADTTKEYGYMASNYVTTYTYTPFNYYSEENIAMIDTNGNMQPYHRVNYEYELYWPVSINELANNNDNLTLYPNPATHVLHIKIETPFDKAYIYSNTGQLVKQVEDNTTQVDISQLPAGNYVLQLLANDEMISRQFVVVR